The nucleotide window AACTCCCTTAGCAAAGATGTAATATGTTCCTGTCCTTCCCTGTATCTTTCTAATTTTAAACTGGGTTATCAGAGTGCCAAAGGAGCAATGTACTATTAAGAATAGTTGGTCTACCTTTATgactaaaagtttaaaaaggcTCCCTGCTATAGAAAATGCTGCATATTTTAGAAAGTATAAAGTCCTCAACAGCTACCCTTATCTTCTCTTCCCTTCTTGCATAACAGACATAATTAGGAGAAAAAACTATGACAATGGCGACCACCCATGGGATCAAGCTAGGTCTTTTAGAGGAATCCACAACTGATAAGATGCAACTTCTAGTAGTAATAGAATCCTGGTTTGTTAATTTCTCCATTATGATCTCTGATGTCTCCAATCTCCTGTAGGCATTAGCCTTTTTGGTGGGTGCCTTGCTCTGGGCACTTGATAATACCATCCATTGTGATTCCCCAGTGAGAAAATACAAGTTACTAAAGAAGGTAGATGAATGCACGGTTCTgcttgaataaatatatataatcacaaTCACGAACGTACTTTTGTCAAACTTTGCAACTGTTATAGTTTTGGCTGCACgcaaatattttacaataaccTAACTGACAGACATTTACTTGTTGCTTACCCCTTGATTGCCCCCATTTCTGCTTCAAGAGACGTATCCCAGTTTCCCTCTTCATCAACTCCACAATATCTTGAATTAGAGAGAGTAGGCTGCGAAGTAAGCATTTTCTTTGGCTTTATGTATAGCAATATTAACAGAcacttttcaaataattaaatatagttCATAAAACCCCAAGAGCCCTGAAAATGTttctcaaaacaaaaaaaaaaaaaaatgatagatcTTAGAGATTAGATGACAGTTTTTTCCTTGGACTAAAGACTTTCACAACAAATTTCTGTAAGTACGTCTACAGATAATAAAAAGGGtctattttcttgaaatggtgTGCAGAAAAAGACTGAAAATTTTGCTTAGAATGTATAATTCTTACCTGTTAGGAATACACTCTTAGCATTTAATTTACAATATCATTtggattaaaattatatatataattttaaattaataataaaataatactcaatcatataaagatatgatcatatatatatatatatatatatttatgtataaaacatGTGTGCATGTGATCCGTTGTTTCTTATAATATTCCAAACTGGAGATTCTAGATCTAAGGATTGGATAATACgaggtttatttttattttttattaaatttttgtagTTCAATAATTTGATGGGTCATGCCCCTCGATCATACATGTCAGAAAATTATTTAGTGGCTTTAGCAAGGACCAAGTTGCTTCTACGGTTCTATCCATTCATTTCAGCGACATTTAATTTTAAgcaaacaattataattttttttaagctatccgcttttaaatttgaatgaatattaattagCACCTATGTTAATTTGTTAAATGTGTTGTAAAAATTGACGTGTTTGACGTAATTGTTTAAATTAACATGTTTAATAAATGGGATAATgtattaattgatatataatataatttacataataaCCAATAAAGTGTGTTAtggtttttttatgtttgatacaaaataacctAGTTAACgaaagaataatatattatgttgtGTTTAATACAACATGTTTAACCTGTTTAATCAAATAGGTTAACATTGTTCTGTTAtgttaaaagaattataattttttaattaaaatataattatatttattaatttatatattaaaataattttaattattattgaaagtTAAAAAGATACTTGGTAGGCTTAAATAGGAAGAGAATTTATTAGAACTACAAATAAAGATACAAGTTAAAGTGACTAAGCCCTACCCAATCTTCTTCAttatattgttttgtcattttataaataaattaggttaaaaaacaattattgatAGCATGGGGCAGGAAGGCATCATCTGGCTGAATTTAGCACATGGTGCATGCATCTTTCACCAATTTGCTAAAGCTAGTCCAAATTTTGATGTCAATCATGTCATTCTACTTGGGCTTGCCTTTCTCTTCCCTTCCCTTCCCATTATTTGGCTTTCATGTTTAGTAGCTTCTATTTCACCCTTAATACCTTCATAAAATCTCATGATCAACTAGGTAattactattatttaatttaaacccaaatttaaaaatcataaaagctTATCAAGGGTACGAGTAATTACGAATTTGGCATACCCTTTTCATTTATCTTACAAATATCGGTTCGATTatcatttttacaaaatttgatcagagagaaataaaataactaatttatattggtctaaacctaaattttaaaattcatgaAAGATAAGTAATCTTTGAAGGTTGAGGCTGTAAGAGAAGCCATGTGCAAGAGAAGCCACCCACAGCTTCAAATGCAATCCTTTAAGGTTGAGGCTGCAAGAGAAGCCTTGTGTTAGTGTTGAACAGAGATGAAGTTGCATTAAGATACTATAAGACAATTTCAGTTCAGGTAGGTACAAGAGGAAATGGTTGAAAACTGAgacctaaatattttttaatttttccttgttGAGTGGTCCTGTTTCAATTCCCccaaattatgttttattgtGTCCAAGAGCCCAACTGCTAATCACCTTCTATatcaatttatttcaaaaattttataaatttttttcacgataaagattatataaattcaaaattataaagttaTAGTAGAATTAGAATCTCGTTTTTATCGTTAACGACTATATATCAATAAACAATCTTTTAACAAACTCTCTCTCACTCATAAAACACTCATTGTTTTGAGAGAAacattgattattaaaattttgttaatattagaTGAATATTGTTGCAACTGAGGCATTGAATGAGAAAACTAACTCGTCTAAAGTGATTATCTCAAAGCAAATGAATTCAATGTACCTAGATATATCAACAATCCACACTACATTGCTCTCTCATCACCTAAACAAAATAAAGGGACTCGATTAGCTATTCATGGTGAAGAACAATCACATGAAGTCTAACCCAAACACTACACCCAAGTGGGTATGTGATCATCTATCAACTCCCAAGGCATCGTTGCCACCTGACATTATGATTTTCCACTCAAGCGACATGGACGTCCACCCAGACCAAGAAATCTCTTTGTTCTGTTGGTATCTCTTGGATGCTTTAAGACAATAAAGAATCGAGAAATGagaaagtggaaaaaaaaatgaaaaataggttaaaaaagaaatatttaaagtaattaaaataaaaatatattttatttatattattaaagatataattaaatgatatatattatacaaaatgataaaaataaattttaactatataaactaaaaaaaatagttttttcaatCATGGAGCGAACGATCCTGTATTTCATCAAaggttaggtgggaaatagtgattgTTAACTTATTCCAATTGTTACGTGAGGATAAATTCAGAAGTTTCTTGATTCCTTCTTTCATACTAAttgcttttaatttatttaattatatctcaAAGATTATGCAATACTTTAACTAACTAGATAGCGTGTTGATTTTTGGGTTAATAATtctatattgaaatatatatatataatgacaaaaaaaaaagtgtattaattaaaataatacatttatatatatatatatatatatatatatatatatatatatataatttttttattatataaatataacatatttttaatttgattttatctttaaaaaaattttaaaatttgagattgatcAAATGAGTTGATCAACTTGGTCATGATTGGATAGATTAGACAACCGATTATGATAGGGTTACTTGATCAGATAGATTGCTTGATCagtcaaatatattattttatacctTAACGGGGTgaataaaatacttaaaaacattttaaatattttatgttttaaattttatatataaaaaaaaaaaaaaaagtgaaacataaaaatgagtattctaattaatatcccaaaataaaatgtttctttataacctttttaaaatttgagtgaacAAATTGCTTTGTCCCTTCAATGCtacttaacaaaaaattacatttcttacaaaattatcaagaataaaaaagtttataaatttctaaataaaataaataattttaattttaaatcaatcaCACCCCAACAAGAGGTATAgcaaatattatagtaatattaaatgtaccaataaattatacaaatttatcaatataactgatatgataattttttattaggtgaatttgaaattaaaaaaaaaagtaatattatatgcacgAATAATAACCTTATACACAATTATTGTTATGTCACAATATGATTGTGTATTGTTTTAtactaatttaatatcatttaataatatgatgatatatcgttgtttgtatataaagttgcgtttattatttatgtacatagttttattaaaagaaaaaacattaaaactatacaaaatcactttaagtatataaatcgGTATATATTGGTGTTATtaaatgattgagtgattttgaattaaaaataaaataataaacatatcatTTAGATACCCAAAagtaaatacaaataatattattcaaaaaaataaataatgaaatcatttaatcacaaattaacacttcagtttgtataaattatttgcAAGCATTCGTTTATTCTAAATATCATAAGGTTATTATATCTATTAAACAGAAGAGGAAAGAACCAACTAGCTTAATtggcattttctttttttatgaatatgtataatgacaaaattacaAAGTTAATTACTAATTAGTAACCCAATACTAGGTTCGGACAGTGTAAATTCAGTGAAGTTTTAGAAGACCAATAGCTCTGGCGAAccttagaaaaagaaaacaagaataaaTGGCCAAAAGTCCACACCCCAAAAGCCTATCGAGCTTCATATTTTTTCTGGGCAAAATTACCAGAGCCCAGAGCAAACCTCCAATCAAAAAAGCTACAGTCTCGTAGAGAGAAGGATCTTCAGGAATTTGATAAGCCGATGGGTATTCGGaatatgaagaaaaaacaaGCGACATCCCCAGCCCCACCAGTGTGTTGAACATTGGCCCCGCATAGCAGCCTGATATCGCAATCTGTGCCCCATCAGCCCCACCATTCATCGCCATGGCAACGTTTGATATCAAGTCCCCAAGGGAATTTCCCCACGCCAGAACAGTAAGACCGAGAACTGAAGGGCTTATTCCGACAATATTGCCGATTGAAACAAGTAAAGACACCAGTTCCTCTGCAGTGATATATGTCCATGTTACACTCATCAGAAACCCACCCGCCACCCATGGAAATAAACTTGTTTTTGGAGGGCCTGAGTTTTTGGTAGTGACATAGGCAAGATTTCCCAGAATTACTGCAATCACTCCTCCTGCCATGAATGTCACCAGGCTGACCCTGGAACCTgtgtttttttccctttgagTGTTGTAGATTGCTGCCAGGAGAAGTGGCGCCAGTGTTGCCGAAATTACTGCATATGTTTTTGACCATTTCTCCTCACTAACAACTGGAATTGTCAGTCTTCTTGGCAAGTATAGAGGTAGCTCCAAAACGTTTAAGAGCTTGTGAATGTAATCAGAAAAAGATGAATTTTGCTCTTGATGATGGTGATTTTCCAGGCTGCTAGTTTTGATCTCCATTAAAATTGGTTTTTCTTCATCTACATAACCAAGTAACGGTATGCCTCTCTCTAAAAAATCATCCTCACTCCTTGGAACATCATAGAGGGTCATATTTTTGCTCTCTTTACTTTTCTGATAAAAATATGAACCAGAAACTGCTGATATATAGATGAAGTATatagaaacaaaaagaattgCGCCCAAAAAGCTGATTTTTCCAATAAGAATTATCAAAACAAGAGCTAGCAGAGTTGATAAAAAGAAGAGAGCATCTCTGATGAAGCTTGGCTTATCAACTGAAATCTCCTGAGAATTTGTCAAAATACTTATGACACCAACTACAACACTGGAGATGAAAAAGGCACCACCCAAAATACTGTTGAAACCAACATCTCCGTCGTTGGATCTCGTGAAGGAAACGATGCTGGCGAAGACATCAGAAGCCCCATTTCCGAGAGAAAGGAGAGTAATTCCGGCGATAGTTGGAGGGAGTCTCAGGATCCTGGAAAGGGTCTCTAAAGATGAACAGAAGTAATTGGCAGCTGTGTCTCCCATTAAATAGAACAAAACGAGAAGCCACAGAAGAAGCAGAGCGTAACCAAGAAAGGGAAATTCGCCACAAGTGCAGTAGAAGATTCTAAGATAGTTTATATAACCTTTTGGCTCGCAACCCACTTGAGACTTGACATATGTACACTTAGATTGGTAATCACTGTAGTCATGGAGGCCGGTGCAACCGTCGGCGACAAATTTTTGCCGGGGGAGTGAATTGAGTTGAATTGATTGGTGGGGAAAGATTGATGttttgagaaagagagagagcagGAAGAGGAAGGAGATGTTGAGGAAAAGTAAGAGTTTCTTGGAATGAAAGATGGAGCTGAGGATTGCCATTCAAACAAGGTTGAAGAGGAGATGTTAATGGTGATAATTTTGAGGAGAGAATTCCATAGTGTTGAACGAGTACCACTCTGCTGGGGAATGAGTTGTCTCTTCAGCCTAGTGTAGAAATGCTATGTGTTAAATTGGGTACCAATGTGTCCCCTTATCCTTTTAGGTGTATTTGTTACTTTATCGTTAAATCAAATTCACAcgtttgtataatatataattttattaaaattatatatatttataataaatattaatttaaataccaatattatatattattgtttttaaaaagtagtttaaataataaagatatataaatctaaaataaaaggtttaaatttaaattttaccgATAGTATACTAAAAGTATATTTTTGATTAATCAATTTactatcataatataattaaataattttaaataaaatataaaataatatcaaattatataataatataatattattaatatttaaattaatatttattataattatatataatattattttgtatataaaatttgcGGAGCAAGGAAGTGATGTTGACATTAGAGACCTCCTCctgagttaaaaaaaattgcaatattACTGAAAAAGTTTAAGGAGCATACATGCTCGCAGCTTGGTAGGGAAgacttaaaattattatcagaTGAGAAAAATACGAGACAATCAGACACTTTCTACAGCATAACATTTGTTATTAGCTAGTAATTATACAAGTATAAACAGTTTGTCTCTGATACAAGAGTTGGTATTTTCTTTAAGAGCAGGATTCTAAAATATAAGCTTTCACAAGGACTTATAAAATTAgcttaattaaaatcaatatatttctaaaatggGAAAGAATAAAGCTAATGGTGTAGGGTGGAATTTAGCTATGGATTTGATCGTTAATGAGGGCCTACATTAAGATGGATGATTGTGTTTAGAAGAAGGCaaaggactttttcccacccaaagtatgcagTATTTctaagttttcaccctttaattttgaaaatcttatttattcatttatgagtagttaaagttaatgaaactctaactctttaaaattttatctcattctcccccttaaactcataaaactaacaatttcatctcttggttaagttttaaaaaataatatttttcctctagggtttaattttcaaactccaGTGCTATTGTCAGCGACCTCTTCTCCAATGATCTCTCTTCTTTTATCTGGATCTCCGAATGAtgtcaattaaatttgagaaaacgAAGATCTTGTCTTCGTCTAGAAAACGAatatctcgtcttcgtctgaaAAAATAAGCGTTTGCTTTatcttcttctaggaagatgCTCATTTTCTTAGACAAAGatgagattttgtttttttcttttcaatttcaatcaaCGTCAGTCGGAGGTCTAAGTGACAAGAGAAAGACTGTTACAGGGAGAGAAAGTGTCAAGAGGGAGAGGTTGCTAATGCTAATGCTacaatttgaaaactaaactctaaaggagaaaatatcattttttaaaacttagtctaaagaggaaatgattagtttttaaagtgtaagaagagaaaataaaataaaatttaagtttatttttaatattgcataaaaaaataataattttacctttaaaactaatagatttaacgttcatgagtggataaatgaaattttcaaaattaaggaagAGGAATTGggacaataatatattttgggtgggaataagtctttggaGAAATGGGAAAGAGCGTTAATTGTTTTAAGTTTCTGGAAGACAATGATGAAGTTCCAAGGACGTCTGGGTGAATATTGTGTGGTTTAATTTCAAATGGCAATCTTCATTTGTGTTCATTCATTGCAAAGTTTCAGCCTGGATTTGTAAGTACGTTTAATAGGTTCAGTCGACGAAGCTTCCTTTCACCAGAAAATATATTCTTGAGGAAGAGAGGTcaatttataagttaattacAGACAGATTTAACACAGGCCACTTAGTTTTATAATAATCAAGAGTGATTGACATTTTTAAACAGTCTCAATCAATGAATGCATAAGTAGCTTTTTTCcacctaaaatttaaagttgTTGACGGAAAATGACGTTGACACTGAAGCAAGGAATTAAATTACTGCACTGCCCCTTACTATActgtcttttctttttgttctccTTCGCCAGTTCTTTATCATCTTCTCCCTCCCCCTCTCTCCTTCACCACGTCTTTCTTctgcttcaatttttttttttttttggcgaTATGGCCAATTGTGACCGGGGCAATTCTACCCTCATTTTTTGCACCACCACAGGCCATATTGATCGTACCGGGCCCTTAGGCTGCAAACTAGCTAAGTCAAGCTAAACAAGGTCTGACTCCTTTTGGATTGGTCAAGGCTCAGACTTGACTTGGGTTCACCGAATTcgcttaattaaatatttatatttggcTTGCTTAgtaattttactgtttataatTTACTTGCATTAACTCAAGTTTACACAAGATATTCATCTCGGCTTGGTTATTAAGCTCGGTTTTGGGATCGTATCTTAGCCTTGTTTCAAACTCTGGATTattcaaatatacaataattaGTATCGTATGCAACttgcttaaatttttatttcatttagaaAGTCGTGCTTGTTTTGCTCAACCCATATTCGGGTTTAGGCTCATGATTGTTTTTCGTTTAAAACCCAAGCTCACATTCATGTTTATGTTCGTTTCAGGGTAAACTCAATTCGGACTCGTTTCATACTTGAATAAACTCGTTTTAAATCTAACTCTACTTTGGAATTAGACCTACGAACTAACTCGATAtgttctattaaaaataataaaaaaataaaaataattttaaaaaataataaaataataaaacattaaaaaaaatgtaaaatgtatataattttattgacagTAAAAACATGCAAACTCTGTTGAGGGTTTGCAAAGGCACGACCCAAAGGACTCTGGGTTGTGCCACATACCCTAACATGTTGGTGGCCTAGCTTGGCCCAACCTCTAGACATGGTGATCTATTGCCAAAGCCGGCTTGCCAGAACCCACTCCCATTTCTACACCTAATTCTCAGGCATTTCTAGGGAAGCTAAACTCCTTATAGAAAATTAGGCTGTGCGTTGTAGAGTTAGGGGGCTGTAAATTTCCATAACCAAACTCTGTTGCCTTCGAGTTCAAAGCAACACTTCTTGTTCTCCACCCTTGCCTACATCTGCCAACATCTCATTTTCGCTTCTCATAATGAATTTGGTATCAAAAATTTGAGCACTCTTTCCAAATCTTTCCGATAGTGTACAAAGCAGCTTACCGACGGTTTCAAGTTTCAACTTTCTTTTGGGaggacaaaaaataaataaataaataaaacgttttgaaaatgaaattgaccTGTTAATACGTTGGAGAAAGAAGACGTGTATGCTAATGTATAGATTAGGTCCATAAATCTGGCCCAATAAATGGAAGCCAGAAGAGCCACTTAAAGCACTtgattaattaagttaatatgAAATGCTTTGAAAACTTACCAAGAATAAGGAACTTGCAGAGGCGAAATCCCTAAGGTACAACTCAAAATCTGCAAAAGGTGAAGACCACATCCAACTGAAAACTTTTATCcttaataaatagaaaatcCACTGAAGCTAAAAAGATTTCATTCCCTAAATATATTTAAGCAAACATACAAACATCTCTTGGGCAAACAAACATCCCTCTACTACCAGTGACGCCACTGCTAACCCTTATTGTATGCTGTGTATCAAatgcaaaatcaataaatatccCCGGCCATGTTATAATACTAAGGCAGTTATAACATAACATTTCAATTTTGCGAGAGCAAAATTATAGTAAATGTGATCTTCATAGCATTTACCCTTCACACATTAACCATAGTAGTGACATAATTCATTCCTAATGGTTAAGAAGTACACATCAAGGTTGCTGTTCAATTGATATCAGCATGCTACTAAGTTGGAGGCCTAGGAGCCACTATCATACAGAAGAGAAGTATACCCTGAATGAAAAGGCCTAGAATGACAGCAAAATACTATAATCACCATTCAATGACTAGTTTGTTAACAACCCAAATGATGAATCCTGCCTGATGTCGGTGTCTTATTatctacatcattttaagcacAAGGCGAGGTCAAGGTGTATCTTCATCACCTTGCACATCGAGGAAAGAGACTCCCATTCTGACAGATTTCATCTGACCAAAAGCCTCACTATGATAGCCATGAAACCCACCTGCCTGTCTATAGAAGTTGCAGTGTGCCTCAATTCCCTGTCCATTTCCAGGATGCTCCTTGTGGGAGTGGTAGTGATGTTGCATTTCGTAGGGCGGCTCATctagaaatttaaaattgtcCATGAGCTTATATGACAGGTCAAAGAGAATACCAAGAAGATTATAGAAATAAGAGACTTACCATCTGAAACATCAGCAAGTTTACCAAGTGCATCTAAGAGAGCTCTTTCATGCTCCTacaaacattttcaaatttacacAGCATCACTAATTGTGAGGAATAGAAAATCCAATCAGCCTCTTATAAAACAGATAATAATTGATGCAAACAGAATAACATAATATGGATTGTACAAAAGAGGGGATTGAGCATAGATACTCTTAGGGTTAACTTTGCCTCTTCAATTTGAACTGGGTTAGGGTTTTTTGTACCATAGATTGTCCTCTCCACCTGCCAGATGCAAAGATTTCAGAGATTTCAACAGAAACGAACTTCTAAAGAGAATAAATGTGTATTTACGCTAAAACACTCAACATACTCGTACTACAGAGAAAAAGTTCATCAAAGTGATCCTCCACCAGACAAAACTTGTGAGAATTTTTCTGGTTGGTATAATCCAATACAGAAGAATCTTAGTGCATAACAGAGCTCAGTGGCTAAGATGAAACCATAATTTCTAAAGAATTTGCTTTCATTTGTTTAGTATCCAAGAATTATTAGCCCTTTAAAACCAGGTTCATATAGGCATTGTCTAGTGTCAAAGCCCAACTATTTCCCTGCACAAACAGTGCAGCCTTAGGTGCTAGCTTCTTCTCTTTTAAGCTTGACATAATCCATGGGTTGAAACACACAATATCTTATAGAAGTGACAGAAGTCTTTCAGTAAATTGAGCACCTTTACTTAGACAATCGGcagtaataaaattaaattttctagcACGTCCAGTATCTTTTAGAGGCGCAATTGAAGAGTCAAGTACCTTGACTCTCTAAAATGACAAGGCTAAAACTAATTAATGTCAGCacaatttcaattgaaatatgGTCCACGAAAGTAGAGCATAGCTTTTCAAAAGGAGTTATGAGATCAAACATACTATTATAATCATGCAACCATGTAGAGAACACACTCGGTTCTACATACAAGAAACAGGATATCCAAAGGTAGTATACTTTAACTTCACCCATTTGTTTCCCTATAAATGCTTTAGTACAATAATACTCTATATAAGAAATGTTGGTAATACAAATTCCTGCACTAGACGAGGTGGAAGACACTGCTGCATGGGCATGTGCTATAAACATGGAACTAGGAATCTATTTATGCAGCTGCTGCAGATGGTTGTGACACATATACAGATGTGCACTATAAGGTGACAGATGGAGGCGAACAAAGCAATCTCTCATCTATAATAGAACAACATTTTTGGCACAGTATATAAAGATGAGAGTTAACTGACTGTAGAGAAGCTACAAAGGGTGAATTGAGCTAGAAACAGAATAGAATCCACAAAACATCAAGACTCATGAGTTGTGAACTTCTACTTTACCCATTATGCTGCTCCAATTTGCCTATCATCCATAttgttaaaagaaagaaaaaagaaattattgtttcttttcaacaaaaatttaaaaaaaaaaaggaaatatgcTGGTAATAACACATCCGGGACCAGGCTCTATAGAAGTTGGAGCTG belongs to Mangifera indica cultivar Alphonso chromosome 2, CATAS_Mindica_2.1, whole genome shotgun sequence and includes:
- the LOC123198314 gene encoding cation/calcium exchanger 1, with the translated sequence MAILSSIFHSKKLLLFLNISFLFLLSLFLKTSIFPHQSIQLNSLPRQKFVADGCTGLHDYSDYQSKCTYVKSQVGCEPKGYINYLRIFYCTCGEFPFLGYALLLLWLLVLFYLMGDTAANYFCSSLETLSRILRLPPTIAGITLLSLGNGASDVFASIVSFTRSNDGDVGFNSILGGAFFISSVVVGVISILTNSQEISVDKPSFIRDALFFLSTLLALVLIILIGKISFLGAILFVSIYFIYISAVSGSYFYQKSKESKNMTLYDVPRSEDDFLERGIPLLGYVDEEKPILMEIKTSSLENHHHQEQNSSFSDYIHKLLNVLELPLYLPRRLTIPVVSEEKWSKTYAVISATLAPLLLAAIYNTQREKNTGSRVSLVTFMAGGVIAVILGNLAYVTTKNSGPPKTSLFPWVAGGFLMSVTWTYITAEELVSLLVSIGNIVGISPSVLGLTVLAWGNSLGDLISNVAMAMNGGADGAQIAISGCYAGPMFNTLVGLGMSLVFSSYSEYPSAYQIPEDPSLYETVAFLIGGLLWALVILPRKNMKLDRLLGCGLLAIYSCFLFLRFARAIGLLKLH